In Malassezia restricta chromosome VII, complete sequence, the sequence CATGGAAAATAGATAACAGCTTGGGAAACGATCGCACGAAAATATACTTCCAAAAGTCTGATTCTTGCATGCACTTGTTCGATACGCTTTCTAAATGGGCGCAAAATGAAGTCCAAAGCAAATCGGTGGGTGACTGTTTGAGCTCTTTGCTTATCATGCCCAAATAAGTTTCACTCAAGGTCTTGCCCTGCTTCAAGCTCAAAACGCGCTCTAGCATGTATACCTTGATGTAAATAGGTGCTAATTCATCCACAATCAAAGTCCGAATGCGCTGCCAAACCAAAGTAGACCACTTTTGTAAGCGCTCCTGCATGTCATGTGCGCTCATTTTATTGTCGCGAGCAGAATACAGGGGAGTTCCATTACTTGATGAAATCAAAGGTGGCTGTGTTTCGCCAAGCTCCTTTCCAATAGAAAATAGATCTAGCGTTGTACTGGTGCGATCTGTTAGTACGTCTGTCAAGTCGTTCAACAAATTTTGCATGACGGTATTCAACAATCCTAGGGAGCATGCCGCTTGCAGCGCAGCACCAAGCAAACTAGGCGAGAGATTTCGCAGTCCACATAAGAGCAAGTTTTCGATTTGTTCACGAAGCGTTGTTTTCATTGGATGTATTTGGGACACATATGGTTTCACGATGTCCAAGTCCAAGACACCCTGTGCTGATTTGGACGTGTCAATAGGAGCGTTTTGATGCCCATAGATGGAGCCATGTGGAAGGAGGCTGTCCAACTCTTCCAGCAAGAGTGAAGCTGTGACCACTTTTGTGGCATGTTGGTCCAAAACGGCAGCATCTTGCATATGTACCGTAATATCACATTCAGCAACATCGTCCATAATACCGATAAGACGATGAAAAACATGCATGACAGATTCAACGCGAGTGATCAGCTCGTCCATCCCATGCATTTGTTTTAAATCTTCTTGATGTTTTCGAATAGTCTCAAGTGGCTCATGAATCATTTGTCGCGCTCTGTGGTGAGACAATCAATTTACATACATTAGAGCACTTTTATTTAGTGCAGCTGAATCTTTGTGAATGTTTTGCGCTCTTTCATGCAATGCAGATATGTCAGTGATGCTGTCAAGAAATTCGTTAGAGTGTTGCGTCACCAATTCATGGATTTTCTGGTCCACCTCTTTTATGGAAATATTGAGTCGACTAAGTGCTACACGCAGCTTGCTGTCGACCGAGGCTTTTCCGGGCGACTCGCTAGGCGGATGATCCGGGCTATCCGGCCCTAGAAACTTTTTCACATAGTCTTGGGCATTAAAGTTTTGCTTATACAAAGCCGTAATGTCTTGCGTCAGTACAAATTACTTACCGAATGTACTGTCCTCTGTGAGTACATGGGAATGCACGTATTCGTGCAACGGCACATGGCGTGGTGACATGTCAGTCGTCGCCATAATGCAACCGAGGCGCAAATGTGGAGCAGTGAGCCTGGCACCCTGCAGGCGTGTGGAGATAAGCATGGAGGAGTTAGGAGAGCCCTTTAAGAGTCCAAGCATCCCCTCCCATGCTTACCGGGCTAAAGTCTTGTACGATCTACGACGAATTGAAATGACTATGAGCGGCAATTTTTGAGTTTATTAACTCCTCGCGCCACTTATTGATTTCTGTTTCACTTGCCAGAATACCACGCTGCCCTAATTCGCGCATAGCACGACTTCGAATTAAGTTATCATAGCTGCGCTTATCATGCTCGTATTTTTGTAATTCTCGTTCAGCACCGAAAACGATTCCGATACAAGTGGCTGCTGTAAGATATGATACTGTTCCACGTACATGAAACTGTAAGCAAGCCCTTTAGAGCAAGTGTGTGACGCCTGTAATGTTATGCTGCATAGAAACGTACTTGAACGAGGGAAGCAGATGATGCGCCACAAAAACGCATGAGAATCCGACTATAGTCCAcacagctgcgccacgaaGCGCACCTCTCTGTGGTGTTAGCCTCCTTTAGATCAACACACCTTTTGGATCTCGTAGGCCAGATCTGCGTGTTCCATTTTCCCGCGTTTCAGTTCATGATAGGTAGAATTATTCATGGCGAAAAAGATGAGTACGGAGCCTCCGTCTTCAATGTGTGTCGGTCTTATGGAGAAAAAGGCGCACGGTCAAGCGCCGTGACCTCAGCGCCAAACCAGCGCCGGTTGGCTCGACATGTGTGAAAAGTGGAGGTGATTGATGAAATTTTTAGAAATCCGACCTTTTTTCCTCTCCTGCACCAGATGACACACTCGCACGCTCCTGAAGCTAGCAGCTCTGTTTCCCTCTCCGCAGGTACGTCATGGCATAATTAATTCAAAAGAAACGGTGACATTGGTGCATGCTTTCCTGCATACTCATGTGCCCAAGCTTGCGGCAAAGTTGGCTGCCAAGTTCCCCAATCTATCCTTGGAAGAGCAAACCCAGAACGCTGAAGCGCGTTCCAATGCACTTGTGAGCACAGTCCATTCTGCTCTTCAGGTCAAGGGCTCTGACATCTACAAGTCCTTTTCTGAAGATATGCATGTTGAGGAGGAGCGCGTGAAAAAGCGCAAGGTGCCAAAGGCGTCTCATGATCAAGAATCCGCGtccaagaagaagaagtCCAAGGAAAAACAGCCAAAAGACCAAATTGAAAAAGAAGAGAAAGAGCCTGTGGCAAATCCACCCGTACAAGAACCTGGTGCGTCTGACGCGGAGCGTCCTCAAGGCGTGAATATGGACGAGACTCCTTCGCCTCCCAAGAAGAGCAAGGGTCCGAAACAAGGCGAGCGATTTCAGCGCGTAAGGTCCGACAAGGTCGAATTTCAAGATGATCGACTGAGAGATATGAGCTACGATGCCAAGTCTGGTGCGGGTGATTGGGGCGCACGGGCAAACGCGGACTTGATTGTGACGCGCGGCAAATCCTTCACGAAGGAGAAAAACAAGAAAAAGCGCGGCAGTTATCGTGGTGGTGTCATAGACCAGGGTTCTCATTCTATCAAATTCACATACGATGACGAATAAATCAAGCCTGGGAACCTACACTAAGGGCTTCGTCCCACATGCCGATTTCGAAACGAGTGGCAGCATCCCACACCTGTTggagacgcgccgcttgtGACTCCGATACCGCGATTCGCTGTGCATAGTCTTCTACCAACTCCACGTAGTTGGCAATGGAGTTTTGGTAGGCATCGCCTGCGTACTCAGAGACCCATTCATTGTAGACGCTGCTGGGGTGCATCCTGCCTGTATCCCGTTCTTTCTCGAGCCACAAACCTACCTCTGCATATCCCACGGCACAGGAGGCAAGAGAGATCATAAGAGGCAAGAGTCCCTCATCTGCCACATCCAAGAAGAAGCGCGTGTATGCCACTGTAGCACGACTCTCCATGGTGGACTCCATGTCCTTGGAGGAAATACCCAGCCTCTCACATACACGTACATGGAGCTGCATCTCCTCTAGTACCGCTTTGGACATGGCAGCACATGATTTCATATCTTCCAAATTGGAAGCGGGGTGGGCTACAGCCTTggacaaggcgcgcgcgtatTGTTTCAGGTAGGCATAATCCTGCAGCATAAACCAGCATAATGACTCTTTTGGCAAGGTTGCCTGGCCCAGCTGTTGTACAAACGGATGCCGAGTATACGAGCGCCACGCCTTCCATGAGCGAGAAGCGAGCATCGTCGTGAGGGGTGCAGGATTTGATGGGGTTCGAAGAGCTACGCCACGCGACATGAGATTCGCATCATGGTTCAATGGCCCATGTCCGTGTCCCACTTTGTCTAGACCAGATGCCAAGACTCTCTGCATAAATTGTAGCGCATACGCAACGGCCAATCGAATAGGATAGCCGTGGGCACACATGGCAGCAATCGCGGATGAAAGCGTGCAGCCCGTTCCATGAGTCGCTGTTGTTGGAATGGTCGGCTTGATAAAAATCGTAAAATGGCCGCGCTCCGTTTCATACAGCACATCGGCCGTGTACGAGTCACAGGGAGCGTGCAGACACATCAAATCGCTGGCACTACGAGTAAAGCAAATGTCGGCACCATTCAAGGAGTAGACAGATGCATTCAGAGCAAATGCAAGTTTCGAGAGTGTTGTATTACACTCAGAACGAAGCAGAATACTCGCATTCCGCTCACGGTCATACGCCTGCACTTCAGAGTCGAGAGCTTCATCGAACACATCAACGCCCTTTGCGAGTAATTCCGAGCGTATTGAACTCAATGGCATAGCTGCATGTCCACCCTTGACAAGTACATTCTTCGCACCCAATTCGCCAAGTGCCTTAGCCATGCTCTGCAGATCCGATAGAGTAGGTGAGGACGTCGGGACCACCGAGGCAAACTGCGTCTCTTTCAACAAATGGACGGCCTCGGATATGTTCGGCGTGATAATACTAGCATACTTTAACAGTTCTTCTTTGATCACACGCACTGCATCATGCTCTAAGAGCAAGGCACCGGACGTAGCCACCATGACCGTGTCGAGCACCACGGGGCCGCTGTTCGCCTGACGCCATTCCTTGAGTAATTCTGCCACTTGCGACACCACCGAAGCGTTCGAGAGCATACCGATCTTGATCGCATTAATATCTATGTCTTCTGTCACGGTGTCAAACTGCTGCTTGACAAAGGCGGCCGGAGGCGTGTGAATGCTCGTGACACCCATCGTATTTTGGGCCGTGAGAGATGTGATCACTGACAATCCATACGTGTGGAGCGCTAGAAAGGTTTTCAGATCTGCTTGAATGCCTGCACCACCACTAGGATCACTTCCGGCGATCGTGAGGACACGAGGTACAACGGGGCTCTCTGATGCTTGAATCGGCATGATGTGGAAAGGTGGGGAGTCATTCGGCGCAAGTGGAGCGTGCCAAGACCTTGTCCAGAGTACACACCTTCATTTCTCATTCCATCCATGTCGTTATCGACGTTGACGTCGTCGCGAGCATGGACATACTTTtccgagcgcggcgaggATGCGCTACATGCTGTAAAAGGTGCAATAGGCGGCTCGGGATCAGGGAAGTACCTGGATATTCGTGATGATAAGCTGGTGCAGGTAAGAACGAAGCTAGAAAGTACACAGGATGTGGATCGTTTGGATGGCATGAAGAGTGTCGTGGCTATGATTTCTAAAGGCCGAGACGCGACGCCATATCTTGCATCTGTGTTCAAACTATCTTCTACCACGTCTCTTGAAGTGCGGAAATTGGTATATCTTGTTGTATTGCGGTACGCACCGCTGCATCCAGATTTAGCGCTTCTATCCATCAACAGTTTTCAGCGTGACTTGACAGACCCTAATCCGCTGATACGGGGCATGGCACTTCGAACTCTTAGTGGCATTCAAATTGATACTGTGTCGGAAATTGTCATGCTGGCGGTGAGCAAAGCGGTACGCGACCCACACCCGTATGTTCGACGTATTGCTGCGTTTGCTTTGACGAAATGCTACGATCTGGACGAGGAGTACTATAATCGCATTGTGGGTTCTTTTCAAGTATTGTTACAGGATCGTTCACCATCGGTTCTAGGTGCTGCCATGTCCGTGTTTAAGGATATATGCCATGACCGTTGGGACTTGTTGCATCGTCACTATCGAAAGCTCTGCCTTGCACTCGGTGATATGGATGAGTGGTCACAGCCTTTGTGCATTCATGTACTTACTCGCTATGCAAGGACCAACATCTCCAAGCCGTCCGACGAGCATGTAGATGCGGATCTGGAGCTCTTGCTTACGTCGCTGTCCACGCTTGCAGCTAGTATGAATCCTGCTGTGgtaatggctgtcgtaCATGCCTATGATGCACTTCTCCCTGAAAGCGTTCCAATGGTGTTTCCTGCTCTTTTACGCCTGCTTCGGGCGTCCCCTGATGTGGCATACTTGGCCACAAGGAGTGCACTTGCACTTGCAAAAGCGAAAAAGGTGGATATGGTACCGGTCATGTCTTCTTTCTATGTACGTGCGTCCGATCCAGCCTATCTCGCACGTTCCAAGCTTCGAGTATTAGTTTGTGTCTCGCCGTCGTCCCATGCATCCGTACTCGCTAACGAGCTTGGTGCgtatgcgcatgcgccttCGATACCCTTGGCTCTGGACAGTGTTACAGCACTCGGCATATTGGCACGTCGACACGGAGAAGTAAGCGAACTGTGCTTGCAGCTTCTAATGGATTTGGCCCAGGAGGCCGCGATACCAACGCTCGTCTTGAGCCGTGCCATTCAGATTATAAAAGCCCTTGTACGCGTCAGCTCACCGTCTATGGCCGCTACGATTGTGACTCGTTTTTGCTTGCGCCTCTTTGTACCCTTGGCCAGAAGGGGACGCAGTCTAGATGCACCAAAAATCCGCATCCTCACGGACCCAGCATCTCGCGCGTCTGTGCTTTGGATGCTCGGACAATATGCGGAATTGAAGGTCACAGGTACGAGTTt encodes:
- a CDS encoding conserved oligomeric golgi complex subunit 5 — translated: MATTDMSPRHVPLHEYVHSHVLTEDSTFDITALYKQNFNAQDYVKKFLGPDSPDHPPSESPGKASVDSKLRVALSRLNISIKEVDQKIHELVTQHSNEFLDSITDISALHERAQNIHKDSAALNKSALIARQMIHEPLETIRKHQEDLKQMHGMDELITRVESVMHVFHRLIGIMDDVAECDITVHMQDAAVLDQHATKVVTASLLLEELDSLLPHGSIYGHQNAPIDTSKSAQGVLDLDIVKPYVSQIHPMKTTLREQIENLLLCGLRNLSPSLLGAALQAACSLGLLNTVMQNLLNDLTDVLTDRTSTTLDLFSIGKELGETQPPLISSSNGTPLYSARDNKMSAHDMQERLQKWSTLVWQRIRTLIVDELAPIYIKVYMLERVLSLKQGKTLSETYLGMISKELKQSPTDLLWTSFCAHLESVSNKCMQESDFWKYIFVRSFPKLLSIFHELLSRVSMFSDHSKQIHNPIPKPIHEYLTNLSREYLTCFIKRCEEAEQHICSCVTSSNKNPQNREKVEHFIAMLRADIEECVFDRILLQELTQTATDVICKFINQLRAMICQDENAFTLTTQQFTLSQSTNVCVAQILKQIFESMSEMNKLNYLEVKSMASESIRMVTQTMQDALRGPLLLSFGLEMSAILGRIHRLRSESSAIDQRPEAKGTDTSAYMLEFCNRTRNLRTKFLPSYILPDGHYQWTLDVASNILTTFVMHASLLRLSASFDRHQIISDMTALELTLSQFLSDTSRFLSCKSLTLHDCDVPFQVARSFRTLLFEPTAAWKQPANFCRKWHLPKVIIVQHLLSRSSTLPLANDIRGMGKHAYVDWAISTSRVKHAFFSERVDKTMIQELHHWLDLEGRKMDASTLDKMDKEVLCCLVEWDTFLIKTL
- a CDS encoding hydroxymethylpyrimidine/phosphomethylpyrimidine kinase/thiaminase, encoding MPIQASESPVVPRVLTIAGSDPSGGAGIQADLKTFLALHTYGLSVITSLTAQNTMGVTSIHTPPAAFVKQQFDTVTEDIDINAIKIGMLSNASVVSQVAELLKEWRQANSGPVVLDTVMVATSGALLLEHDAVRVIKEELLKYASIITPNISEAVHLLKETQFASVVPTSSPTLSDLQSMAKALGELGAKNVLVKGGHAAMPLSSIRSELLAKGVDVFDEALDSEVQAYDRERNASILLRSECNTTLSKLAFALNASVYSLNGADICFTRSASDLMCLHAPCDSYTADVLYETERGHFTIFIKPTIPTTATHGTGCTLSSAIAAMCAHGYPIRLAVAYALQFMQRVLASGLDKVGHGHGPLNHDANLMSRGVALRTPSNPAPLTTMLASRSWKAWRSYTRHPFVQQLGQATLPKESLCWFMLQDYAYLKQYARALSKAVAHPASNLEDMKSCAAMSKAVLEEMQLHVRVCERLGISSKDMESTMESRATVAYTRFFLDVADEGLLPLMISLASCAVGYAEVGLWLEKERDTGRMHPSSVYNEWVSEYAGDAYQNSIANYVELVEDYAQRIAVSESQAARLQQVWDAATRFEIGMWDEALSVGSQA
- a CDS encoding AP-3 complex subunit beta, coding for MSLSTLTSSRAWTYFSERGEDALHAVKGAIGGSGSGKYLDIRDDKLVQVRTKLESTQDVDRLDGMKSVVAMISKGRDATPYLASVFKLSSTTSLEVRKLVYLVVLRYAPLHPDLALLSINSFQRDLTDPNPLIRGMALRTLSGIQIDTVSEIVMLAVSKAVRDPHPYVRRIAAFALTKCYDLDEEYYNRIVGSFQVLLQDRSPSVLGAAMSVFKDICHDRWDLLHRHYRKLCLALGDMDEWSQPLCIHVLTRYARTNISKPSDEHVDADLELLLTSLSTLAASMNPAVVMAVVHAYDALLPESVPMVFPALLRLLRASPDVAYLATRSALALAKAKKVDMVPVMSSFYVRASDPAYLARSKLRVLVCVSPSSHASVLANELGAYAHAPSIPLALDSVTALGILARRHGEVSELCLQLLMDLAQEAAIPTLVLSRAIQIIKALVRVSSPSMAATIVTRFCLRLFVPLARRGRSLDAPKIRILTDPASRASVLWMLGQYAELKVTGTSLLVLLVPDILRCLVAHWQKEHIQVQCQALTLSAKAYAHLSSVSDAHIRMAITVLHYEILHRASQSLNADVRLRARFYSGLTRGLSDTDEELEAAPTEDIRAYLASHQKLDLLRLPGVRLRRTQVQHILGAHDKIQSDEDFALSNDIFPTIQLRGSHASQLPDWSNPHTLLPAIVRAPDTNSIQQQDTWMENQRSISSDMFSKNQTSPEFVVLRPSTPSVPSGATSSTANARYKDLDSFLDEESESEDDNESIHIDHPAPEDDEYMLDSSGTEYDEDD